One window from the genome of Pieris napi chromosome 3, ilPieNapi1.2, whole genome shotgun sequence encodes:
- the LOC125063136 gene encoding striatin-interacting protein 1 homolog, with product MGTNGNGRSGGAKMNMEEGDCNNDLESPELDFVYDDCDSQNNEIAELYSYTEHPEFQLNVKAFEEVMEEFSFPPSWQRLSESHRRAVVMKLLEYLDIVISEIRTRAARCILYLAQGCWAEMQSDTEQALWARRNIFLLYEMGIFPAFVELLQLEIAKSQTSTISSRKLAESLADSTDLRVILSVLYLITEHMRTEKGNENSEYVHLVKLFKEELGTHYGEELLPVQLLNMITQLCAGSSPNFPMKKVLLLLWKILLVYLGGIKELKEKKTKLREQYGLPSIAEDTLEVVKGMRASSPPPSAVDILENQNPVQRKKIMLKESERAMRRQTFMKQTSMDESDEQLYVDKEDTGNGSEDYSMEFQSMSNDGSQNSNQNCPYYMYFKQLDSPPPPPPPKSLPWQSKVRQKDIDNFLHNVRIKFIGYSLPGDRQTIAGLPNPIHEGLEVLKKHIYTSISEIQVEREIEISRSPLTKGEKDIEETETELLYREMLPNLPQYMIALLKILLAAAPTSTAKTYSMNIMADLLPEEMPMTVLQSLKLGIDVNRHKEIIVKAVTAILLLLLKHFKQNHIYQFEYMSQHLVFANCMPLVLKFFNQNILSYVGAKNSIPIFDFPACVIGEQPELTKECLDIGETSVPYSWRNVFSCINLLRILNKLTKWKNARIMMLVVFKSAPILKRTLKVRHALMQFYVLKLLKMQTKYLGRQWRKTNMKTISAIYSKVRHRLNDDWAYGNDVDARPWDFQDEECTLRACVENFNRRRYITGPITSVRKYIDAEWAPVDTNINDVLDINIELDEEFKENYEIWLEREVYHNESFESRLYANGSKTM from the coding sequence ATGGGCACTAACGGTAACGGAAGAAGTGGTGGCGCAAAAATGAACATGGAAGAAGGCGATTGTAACAATGATTTGGAGAGCCCCGAGCTAGATTTTGTTTATGATGACTGCGAttcacaaaataatgaaattgctGAACTGTATAGTTATACAGAACATCCGGAATTTCAACTAAATGTCAAAGCTTTCGAAGAAGTCATGGAAGAATTTAGCTTTCCACCTAGTTGGCAGCGATTATCTGAATCTCATAGGCGTGCCGTCGTTATGAAACTCTTAGAATACTTAGACATAGTAATTAGTGAAATACGAACACGAGCCGCTCGGTGTATTTTGTATCTAGCACAAGGTTGTTGGGCCGAAATGCAATCAGATACTGAACAAGCTCTTTGGGCTCGCAGAAATATCTTCTTGCTGTATGAAATGGGTATATTTCCAGCATTTGTGGAATTGCTGCAACTCGAAATAGCAAAAAGCCAAACCTCCACTATTTCATCCAGAAAGCTAGCTGAATCTTTAGCTGATTCAACTGATTTAAGAGTAATTCTCTCAGTCTTGTATCTTATCACTGAACACATGAGAACTGAAAAAGGTAATGAAAATTCTGAGTATGTCCATCtagtaaaactatttaaagaGGAATTAGGGACACACTATGGTGAAGAATTGTTGCCAGTGCAACTTTTAAATATGATCACTCAGCTTTGTGCTGGTTCATCTCCTAATTTTCCGATGAAAAAGGTTTTACTGTTATTATGGAAAATTTTATTGGTATATTTGGGGGGCATTAAGGAGCTTAAAGagaagaaaactaaattacGTGAACAATATGGCTTACCTTCAATTGCTGAAGACACTTTAGAAGTTGTAAAAGGCATGAGGGCCAGTTCTCCACCACCAAGTGCTGTTGATATTCTAGAAAATCAGAATCCAGTTCAAAGAAAGAAAATCATGTTAAAGGAAAGTGAGAGAGCTATGAGGCGGCAAACATTTATGAAACAAACTTCTATGGATGAATCCGATGAGCAATTATATGTTGATAAGGAAGATACAGGTAATGGTTCTGAGGACTATTCTATGGAGTTTCAGTCCATGTCTAATGATGGTTCACAaaattcaaatcaaaattGTCCATATTACATGTACTTTAAGCAATTAGACAGTCCCCCTCCTCCACCACCCCCTAAAAGTCTGCCTTGGCAGTCAAAAGTCCGCCAGAAAGATATTGATAACTTTCTTCATAATGTGAGAATTAAGTTTATTGGGTATTCTCTACCAGGTGATAGGCAGACTATCGCAGGCCTGCCAAACCCTATTCATGAAGGATTAgaggtattaaaaaaacacatttatacTAGCATTTCTGAAATTCAAGTCGAACGAGAAATAGAAATTTCCCGAAGTCCACTCACCAAAGGTGAAAAAGATATTGAGGAGACTGAAACAGAACTTTTGTATAGGGAAATGTTACCTAATCTACCCCAGTACATGATAGcactattaaaaattttgttagcTGCTGCTCCAACGTCTACAGCCAAAACCTATTCGATGAATATTATGGCTGATTTATTACCCGAGGAGATGCCAATGACTGTACTTCAGTCACTGAAATTAGGAATAGATGTGAACAGGCACAAAGAAATCATCGTCAAGGCAGTAACTGCAATCCTTCTGttacttttaaaacattttaaacaaaatcatatttaccaaTTTGAATACATGTCCCAACATTTGGTTTTTGCCAACTGTATGCCCCTTGTTCtaaaattttttaatcagAACATTTTATCCTATGTTGGGGCAAAAAATTCCATACCTATATTTGACTTCCCTGCTTGTGTTATTGGGGAACAACCAGAACTTACTAAAGAGTGTTTAGACATTGGTGAAACATCTGTCCCTTACTCCTGGAGAAATGTTTTTTCATGTATAAatcttttaagaatattgaataaattgaCTAAATGGAAAAATGCAAGGATAATGATGCTAGTTGTGTTTAAAAGTGCTCCAATTTTAAAACGCACTCTCAAAGTAAGGCATGCACTGATGCAGTTCTATgttttaaagcttttaaaaatgcaaacaaaatatttgggAAGGCAGTGGAGAAAAACGAACATGAAAACAATAAGTGCTATATATTCTAAGGTGCGACATAGACTCAATGACGATTGGGCGTATGGGAATGACGTAGATGCTCGGCCATGGGACTTTCAGGACGAAGAATGTACCCTCAGGGCTTGTGTTGAGAATTTCAATAGGAGGCGTTACATAACTGGACCTATAACTAGTGTAAGAAAGTATATAGATGCTGAATGGGCACCTGttgacacaaatataaatgACGTGCTTGATATAAATATTGAGCTTGATGAAGAGTTTAaggaaaattatgaaatatggCTAGAGAGAGAAGTGTATCATAATGAATCATTTGAAAGCCGATTGTATGCAAATGGTAGCAAAACAATGTAA